A stretch of DNA from Lysinibacillus sp. B2A1:
TAATGAAGGGGAGTATTCCGTAAATGTTGGTGGCGAAATTAATGCTTATTCAGCAAAGTACCCTTTAGGTGTAGTGGCAGCTATTTCACCTTTTAATTTTCCAATTATGGTGCCTTTAGCACAAACAAGTATGGCTGTTGCTGTTGGAAATGCTGTTGTGTTAAAAGCATCTGAACGTGTTCCAATGACTTCCTTATATGTAAGTGAGCTGTGGAAAAAAGCTGGATTACCTGACGGGATATGGACTGTGGTAAATGGCGATAAAGATGCGGTTAATGAACTATTAGAAAATCCGGCTGTACAGGCAATCTCTTTTGTTGGATCAACACCAGTTGCTAAGTACATCTATGAAACGGGTGCCAAATACGGAAAAAGAGTGACCGCACTAGGTGGTGGTAAAAATAATATGGTTGTTATGCCAGATGCTGATCTAGAGCAGGTTGCTAACGCCTTTATTGGCGCAGCATATGGAGCGGCTTCTCAACGTTGTATGGCTATCTCAACGATTATGCCTGTTGGAAAGGATACGGCAGATAAACTTATCGAAATCTTAAAGGAAAAAATCGCTAACTTAAAAGTTGGATCCTATACAAACCCAGAAACAGATTTCGGTCCAGTTATTTCACAGCAATCAAAAGAAGCAATAATTGCTGCGATTAATCGAGGAGAAGCTGAGGGTGCGACAGTTGTTTGTGATGGCCGAGATCTTGATATTGTAAAAGAATCGAAAGGTTTTTTTGTTGGCCCAACATTGTTCGATAATGTAAAACCAGGGATGGAAATTTATGAACAAGAAATATTCGGCCCAGCTCGTAATGTTGTACGTGTTGATTCTTTAGAGGAAGCTATTCAACTTATTAATCAACATGAGCTTGGGAACGGTGTAACAATTTTTACGAATGATGGACTTGCAGCACGTAAGTTTACAACAGAAATAGATGTTGGAATGGTTGGTGTAAATGTACCTATTCCAATCCCAGTTGGATATCATAATTTTGCTGGATTTAAAGGTTCTCGTTTTGGTGAAGGACATATGTTTGGACCAGATCAGGCACGCTTCTTTACAAAAACAAAAACAATTTCAGAGCGTTGGATGACTGGCCATACTACATCAGCTTCTACATTTGCGTTTCCAAGCAATAATGACTAGTACAAGAATGGGAGGGGCTATGTTTGAAAGAAAAAACTGTATTTATTACAGGTGCAGCTCGTGGCATTGGTCTTGCCATTGCTCAAGCATTTGCTGAACAAGGTGCGCATGTGGTCATTACTGATAAGAATAAAGATTTATTACAAGAGGCAATCCAACAAAATCCTCAACTAACAGCCTACACATGTGATGTAACAGATGAACAGGCAATTTGCGATGCGATTGCTTTTACTGTTAAGAAATTTGAGACTATAGATATTTTAGTAAATAATGCTGGGTTTCAACATGTTTCTCTAATTGAGGATTTCGCAACAGAAATCTTCGAATCCATGCAGAAGGTAATGCTAGTTGCACCTTTTGTAGCCATGAAGTACGCATTACCACATATGAAAAAGAATAATTATGGACGTATTATTAATATGGCCTCTATTAATGGTGTTATTGGTTTTGCAGGTAAGGCTGGATATAATGCAGCAAAGCATGGTGTTATTGGTCTAACAAAAGTGGCAGCGCTAGAGGTTGCCACTAACGGAATAACAGTGAATGCGATTTGCCCAGGATATGTGGATACAGATTTAGTACGTCAACAATTTTCAGATTTAGCTAAAACGAGGGGATAGAAGTAGCCGAAGTATTGGAGCAAGTGCTTTTTCCCCTCGTTCCTCAAAAACGTCTGCTCGATGTAACTGAAATTACGGGTCTTGCCCTTTATTTAGCGAGTGATATGGCAAAGGGTGTCACTGGGCAAGCACTAATCTTAGATGGTGGATATACAGCACAATAGCTTAGGAGGGAGCACCATGATTCAAACAAAAACAATCTTTACCGTTCATTCGCCAGCAACTATTGTCTATGGCAGAGACGCATTTGAGGAAGTTGGGGTGTATGCAAAAAAGTTGGGGAACAAGGCACTTATAATAAGCGATCCAATTATGGACAGTTTAGGCTTTGTCAACCAATGCCGAACCTATTTAAAGGCACAAGGATTGGAAGCGGTATCATTCATTGGTGTAACAACAGAGCCAGTGGATACGTATGTTGCTGAAGGACTGGATGTTTTACAAGCTGAAGGCTGTGATGTCATCATTTCGGTTGGTGGTGGGAGCTGTATCGACACAGGGAAAGCGATTGCTGTGGTGGCAACAAATGGTGGCTATATAGGGGATTATATGAAAATGCTAAAAATCGCAGAGCAGGCACCTATTCCTCATATTGCAATTCCGACAACAGCAGGCACTGGCTCTGAGGCGACAGATGCAACAGTTATAACTAACACACAGAATGATGTGAAAATGATGATTAAGCAACCTGCTTTTATGCCAACCATTGCTATTGTTGATCCCGTATTAACGGTTACCTCTCCTCCTGCTATTACAGCAGCGACAGGTATTGATGCATTGAGCCATGCGATTGAGAGCTATTTATCTCGCTTAGCTCATCCCTTTTCGAATGTCCTGGCATTATCAGCTATGGAATTAATCGTCAATAATATACTCAAGGTTTATGAACATGGTGATGATCTTGATGCACGAGAAGCCATGTCACTCGGTTCCCTGCAGGCGGGCCTGTCATTCTCTAATGCATCCGTTGCTTTAGTGCATGGTATGTCCCGTCCAATTGGGGCTTTATTCCATGTGCCACACGGAATATCAAATGCTATGCTTTTACCAGTAGTTTTGGAGTTTTCTAAGGATGCCTGCATTAATCAGCTCGCAGACCTCGGTGAATTTTTTAATAAAGATAAGAAATTACTAACGAAGGAAGAGCTCGCTGATTTAGCGATTATTTCTATTAAAGAGATGTGTAAAAAAATGAATATTGGTAATTTAAAACATTGGGGAATTGAGGAAGATGCCTTTTATGCGGCTATCCCCAAAATGACCATTGATGCAATTGCTAGTGGAAGCCCAGGAAATAATCCTAAAATACCTACAGAAGAAGAGCTAAGAGAGCTTTATAAAAAGGCCTATTATTATAAGTTTTAGTTAATCAAGTGATTGAGGGAGCTTTAAATAGATAATTGGTAAATTTTGAACTGCCGAAAGAACTATTCAAGAGTCTTGAATGGTTCTTTTTTATGTAGAAGATAAAAAAGGTATATTGATTTTTTGAATCTTTGCAGAATTAATATGACATATACGAGCAAATATAGTAATATTAATATGAATCATCATTCATTTTTGTGAAGGGGGAAATGGTATGTTGCAGGGGAAAACAATTATTATTACGGGTGGATCAAGTGGAATGGGACTTTATATGGCTAAGACCTTTGTAGCCGAAGGAGCGAATGTTGTTATTACAGGACGGAATGAAGAACGCTTAGCAGAGGCAAAGAACTTTATTTTAGAGGCTGGCACTTCAATTGAGACCTTCCAAATGGATGTACGAGTGCCAGAGCATGCAGAGGCGATGCTAGCATTTACTATTGAAAAATTTGGACAGGTTGATGGACTTGTGAATAATGCTGCTGGCAATTTTATCGTACGCGCGGAAGACTTATCACCGAATGGCTGGAGGGCTGTTGTTGATATTGTGTTAAATGGTACATTCTTCTGTTCTTCTGTTGTTGGTAAGTATTGGATTCAACATAATATTAAAGGAGCCATTTTGAATATGGTTGCAACTTATGCGTGGAATGCTGGTGCTGGCGTTATTCATTCAGCAGCTGCTAAAGCGGGTGTATTATCATTAACGAGAACACTAGCTGTTGAATGGGGGAAACAGTACGGGATTCGAGTGAATGCAATTGCGCCAGGTCCAATTGAGCGTACAGGGGGTGCAGAAAGGCTTTGGGAATCTGAGGCAGCAGCTGCTCGTACATTAGATTCTGTACCATTAGGGCGTACAGGAACCCCTGAGGAAATTGCTGACTTGGCAACATTCATGCTTTCTGATAAAGCTAGCTATATGAATGGTGAATGTGTGACGCTTGATGGTGGACAATGGCTTAATCAATATCCATTCTAAACAAAATAAGTTGCATAATGAAGAGTCGGATTGACGCATACTAAGGGTAAAGAAAGGAGTTTTGCCAATGGGTATGTGGTTAATACCGGCTCTTATTGCCATTACAATCATTTCCGTTATTTCTTTTGTGTCAACACTAAAGATTGCGAAAATGACCTCTGAACGGAAGTCTGAAAACGATACACCGATTTCAGAAACGGTTGAAGAGTATGCAACAATGCTAAACCCCATTGTATGGGTCTATATCATTTTTTTACTTTTCTTAGGGATCATGATTTTTTATTACTGGAGTCAGGCCGGCTATTAAAACTGTTATCTTCATTCAGATGTATGTCTGAATGAAGGTCCTTTTTATGATTTTTTCTTTTCAACTTACGTCTTAGTTTAGTTCAAAGCAATAAAATCATTCGTGGTTCTTTAAAAACTCTTCTCTACCTTGTCGTGGTCATATAAGGAAAAGTTATGATATGATAAAAAGGAAGCACCCTGTTCTGCATAGTAAGGACAGAAAAGGAGAAGAAGTTCATGATTTCAACTAACAGCAAAGACTTATTAGCAATGCCAATTAGTGATTTTATTATTTCATCTGAAAAGGTTGCACATGTACAAAGTGGGAATAGTGCGGAGCATGCACTCCTTGTACTTACACGTACAGGGTATTCGTCAATACCTGTTTTAGATTTGAAATACCGGCTTCAAGGGTTACTAAGCATGAAGATGATTACAGAATCCATACTTGGACTCGAACATATTGAATATGAAAAGCTGCCTGATATTAAAGTGGATACAATTATGGACAAAGATATTGCTGTATTAAAGTTAACAGATACTTTTCAGCGAGCTCTCGATTTAGTGATTAATCATGCCTTTTTATGTGTTGTGGATGAAGAAGGTACATTTGCAGGGATTTTAACGAGACGTGTGATTTTAAAGCAGTTGAAAAAATATATTTATCTAAAAGAGTAGTAGGTTAAGAGGGGGACTCAGATGAAAATCATGAGACCCTCTTTGCTTGTATTGGAGGTTTACTGATTGATGGCGACAGAAGCTGAAATCTTAAAAGTATTAGCTGAGGAACGCAATATGCGAAAGGCAGCAGAACGTCTATTTTTATCCCAACCAGCGCTTTCTCAACGTTTGCAAACGATTGAAAAGGATTGGGGGGCGCAGCTATTTATTCGTTCACAAAAAGGATTAACGGCAACACCTGCTGGAGAAATGGTGATTGGCTATGCTACAGAAATGCTAAGCAAAAAAGAGGAGATTTTAGAAACAATCCAATCATTGACAACAAAAGTTAATGGGACATTGAAAATTGCCTGTGCTTCGATTGTAGGCCAAAACTGGCTCCCTAAAGTATTGAAGGATTTTGTAGCGAAATATCCTGAGGCCAAAATCTCGCTTATGACTGGTTGGAGCTCTGAAATTGTGAAAGCACTCTATGAAGGAGAGGCTCATGTAGGGATTGTTCGTGGACAGGTTGATTGGAGGGGGGAAAAAATTCATCTTTTTCGAGACACCCTTTATTTAGTTGATAAGGAATTAAAAACAATTGAAGATGTACTGTCGACAGAGCGACCTTTTATTCAATTTAAAAGTGATTCCAATTATTATCAGGAAATTCAACAATGGTGGCAGCAGCATTTTGCTTCAAATCCAAGAAGACAGATTTTGGTTGATCAAATCGAAATCTGTAAACAAATGGCATTAGATGGAATAGGATATGCCATCTTACCTTCCATTACTTTAAATGATCATGATGGTATTAATAAAATAGCCCTTACAAATAATGAAAAAGAGTTCGGCTTAACGCGCGATACATGGTTAATAGGGTATGAATCCTCATTCGAATTAAGGCAAGTAGAGGCTTTCGTCGAAGTGATACAGGATCATGCACGATGCTTGTTTGATTACTTGAAATAGAAAATATGGAGGCAGTCCAGAGTAATAGCGGAATTACTTCTGGACTGCCTTTTAATTCTTAAGAGTTTATGAATATTCATGAAGATGTCATAAGAAATGGAACAAAATTCAATTTTAAACGTATAATTATGTAACCATTGATATTTACAGACAAAAAAGGGGTTGAGCTTTTGAAAAAAACGAATATCACTGCACTCATATTTATATTTATGCTTGTTATCAGCTTTCTCCTACCTATGGAGCAGGCAAGAGCAGCTGCAACTTTAGAGGTACAAGCTAAGGTAGGAATTACAGGGAAAGCAAAATATCAATCACTAGTGCCACTTCAAGTAACAGTAAAAAATAATGGTGCAGATTTTTCGGGAGATATGGTCATTAATGCCTCTAGCTCGTATGTAACTGCATCCGCACTAGTACTGCCGATTGATATTGCAGCAGGAGAAGAAAAAACATTTGATTTTAATTTAGATGGTTTAGGGGATTATTCTGATGCAGAATTATTTGCCTTTTATGAGGGAAGCATTGAAAAGGGTAAAAAGGTTGCTTATAAAGGAACAAAACGACTACAAGGTAACTTTTTAGATCCCTCTTCTGTATTTATCTATACGCTAACAGATAAAAGTGATCGCCTATCCGCATTTTTACGTCTTTCTCAATTTTCTGCTCAAAACAATGTTGAGGTTTTTAATTTAAAGCAAATAAAAGATTTTACATTGCCTGAAGATGCGCAAGGCTTAGCGATGGCGAACATCATTGTCATTGATGAGATTGCCATAGCCGATTTATCGGAAAAACAACAACAGGCTCTATTTAAATGGGTACAGGATGGCGGTACATTGTTAGTGGGAGCTGGTGATCAAGTAAATGCAACAGCCGGCATTTTTAAGGATGATTTACCGCTTACATTATCACAGCAATTGACAACTGTTTCCGCAGATAGCTTATCAAAAATATCAGGTGGGGGTATTTTTTCACAACCGATATCTGTTTTTGAAGCAACTGGAAGTAAAGGGAGTATACCTGTATTAACAGACAATAATACCCTTCTAGCATCCAAGAAAAAGGTTGGCAGTGGAGAAATTATTCAAACCGCCTTTTCATTAGGAGATCAGCCGCTTGCATCTATGGATGGCTATGCAACATTAGCAGCAAAAATATTGGATATTCAAAGCCTTTCTCAGCAAGGTATGATGGGGCGCGGGCAGTCAACAATGGATCAACTGTCTTATGAACTGCGTGATGTAAATGAATTATTCCCATCCTTTGAAGTATCAGTTAGCTATATGTTAATCGTTATCATATTATATATTTTAATTATTGGACCAATCTTATATTTTATCCTAAAGAAAATAGACAAGCGTGAACAGGCATGGTGGATAATTCCGATTATGTCAGTTGTATTATCGATTGTTTTGTTCATTTTCGGTGCGAAGGATCGAATTGTACAGCCTCAAATCCAGCAATCCGCCTTTTTTAAAGTGAATGAAGATAGTAGTTTAAATGGCTATTATGTGGAATCCCTACTAACAAACCGTAGTGGTGATTTTGTTGTGAATGCAGATAAGGATACTAGTGCATTTTCGCTTCGTCGAAATAATAATTTCACTGGAACAAGTGGAAATTTACATGAAACATCTTATATTAAAGAAAATGCAAATGGCTCCACATTAACTTTACGCGATTTAAGCTATTGGTCTGTACAGTCCTTCGCAGGAAAAACAGCAGCGCAAAATATTGGCAAAATGGATATCGATATAACGTTAAAAAATGAAAAATTAACAGGGACAATTAAGAATAATTTCCCGTTTGCTTTAAAGGATGTTACC
This window harbors:
- a CDS encoding alcohol dehydrogenase, which gives rise to MIQTKTIFTVHSPATIVYGRDAFEEVGVYAKKLGNKALIISDPIMDSLGFVNQCRTYLKAQGLEAVSFIGVTTEPVDTYVAEGLDVLQAEGCDVIISVGGGSCIDTGKAIAVVATNGGYIGDYMKMLKIAEQAPIPHIAIPTTAGTGSEATDATVITNTQNDVKMMIKQPAFMPTIAIVDPVLTVTSPPAITAATGIDALSHAIESYLSRLAHPFSNVLALSAMELIVNNILKVYEHGDDLDAREAMSLGSLQAGLSFSNASVALVHGMSRPIGALFHVPHGISNAMLLPVVLEFSKDACINQLADLGEFFNKDKKLLTKEELADLAIISIKEMCKKMNIGNLKHWGIEEDAFYAAIPKMTIDAIASGSPGNNPKIPTEEELRELYKKAYYYKF
- a CDS encoding 2,4-dienoyl-CoA reductase; translation: MLQGKTIIITGGSSGMGLYMAKTFVAEGANVVITGRNEERLAEAKNFILEAGTSIETFQMDVRVPEHAEAMLAFTIEKFGQVDGLVNNAAGNFIVRAEDLSPNGWRAVVDIVLNGTFFCSSVVGKYWIQHNIKGAILNMVATYAWNAGAGVIHSAAAKAGVLSLTRTLAVEWGKQYGIRVNAIAPGPIERTGGAERLWESEAAAARTLDSVPLGRTGTPEEIADLATFMLSDKASYMNGECVTLDGGQWLNQYPF
- a CDS encoding short-chain dehydrogenase, which codes for MGMWLIPALIAITIISVISFVSTLKIAKMTSERKSENDTPISETVEEYATMLNPIVWVYIIFLLFLGIMIFYYWSQAGY
- a CDS encoding CBS domain-containing protein, which encodes MISTNSKDLLAMPISDFIISSEKVAHVQSGNSAEHALLVLTRTGYSSIPVLDLKYRLQGLLSMKMITESILGLEHIEYEKLPDIKVDTIMDKDIAVLKLTDTFQRALDLVINHAFLCVVDEEGTFAGILTRRVILKQLKKYIYLKE
- a CDS encoding LysR family transcriptional regulator; amino-acid sequence: MATEAEILKVLAEERNMRKAAERLFLSQPALSQRLQTIEKDWGAQLFIRSQKGLTATPAGEMVIGYATEMLSKKEEILETIQSLTTKVNGTLKIACASIVGQNWLPKVLKDFVAKYPEAKISLMTGWSSEIVKALYEGEAHVGIVRGQVDWRGEKIHLFRDTLYLVDKELKTIEDVLSTERPFIQFKSDSNYYQEIQQWWQQHFASNPRRQILVDQIEICKQMALDGIGYAILPSITLNDHDGINKIALTNNEKEFGLTRDTWLIGYESSFELRQVEAFVEVIQDHARCLFDYLK